One window of the Anolis sagrei isolate rAnoSag1 chromosome 5, rAnoSag1.mat, whole genome shotgun sequence genome contains the following:
- the LOC132777118 gene encoding probable N-acetyltransferase camello: MATHHIREYHPEDYETVRDLFATGMSEYVPTLCVHMLKQPWVILVLACTFCLLLTSSRSLLLPILAVTLLLAVGRQILGYIWSMYIDHCLQEDLLDIPATYATDKGACFWVAEADDRVVAIVGARPSEEHLGELMLKRMSVRKDYRGHGIAKALCRTVLSFARERGYRSVVLNTLMVQHEARAMYEGVGFQMYRHYVLPTLYGHLANCTISKYRYDIPSVD, encoded by the coding sequence ATGGCCACTCACCATATCCGTGAGTACCACCCCGAGGACTATGAGACCGTGCGGGATTTGTTTGCGACAGGGATGAGCGAGTACGTGCCGACCCTGTGTGTCCACATGCTGAAGCAGCCCTGGGTGATCCTGGTCCTGGCTTGCACCTTCTGCCTGCTGCTCACCAGCTCCAGGTCGCTGCTCCTGCCCATCCTTGCCGTCACCCTTTTGTTGGCTGTGGGACGCCAAATTCTGGGCTACATCTGGTCCATGTACATCGACCACTGCCTACAGGAGGACCTGTTGGACATCCCGGCCACCTATGCGACTGACAAAGGGGCTTGCTTCTGGGTGGCCGAGGCTGATGACCGTGTGGTGGCCATAGTGGGTGCCAGGCCTTCTGAGGAGCACTTGGGCGAGCTCATGCTGAAGCGCATGTCGGTTCGGAAGGACTACCGAGGCCACGGCATCGCTAAGGCCCTGTGCAGGACAGTGCTCTCCTTTGCCCGAGAGCGTGGCTACCGATCGGTCGTGCTGAACACCCTCATGGTGCAGCATGAGGCCCGTGCCATGTATGAGGGGGTGGGCTTCCAAATGTATCGCCACTATGTTTTGCCCACCCTCTATGGCCACTTGGCCAACTGCACCATTTCCAAGTATCGGTACGATATTCCCTCTGTGGACTGA